In a single window of the Schistocerca americana isolate TAMUIC-IGC-003095 chromosome X, iqSchAmer2.1, whole genome shotgun sequence genome:
- the LOC124556005 gene encoding piggyBac transposable element-derived protein 4-like, with translation MKRKGSLKINSVWHKWSAVKLQEIYWSLSIILHMCVAKLPKISDYWLTDPFPQTGFASKLLSRDRFCATLSILHLNDNATFTSRGEEKHDPLHKVRPLFDFFVNKSKISFRPGMNLTIDEANVPFVVEKSSEHT, from the coding sequence ATGAAACGCAAAGGTAGCCTGAAAATAAACTCTGTTTGGCATAAGTGGTCTGCAGTAAAATTGCAAGAGATTTACtggtctctcagtattattttgcatatgtgcgtcgccaaattgccgaaaatcagtgattattggtTAACAGACCCGTTTCCACAGACAGGATTTGCGAGTAAATTGTTGAGTCGCGATCGATTTTGCGCTACATTGTCGATAttacacttgaatgacaatgctacgttcactagcagaggcgaagaaaagcacgacccacttcacaaagtgaggcctttgtttgatttctttgtgaataaaagcaaaattagttTTCGTCCAGGCATGAATCTGACAATAGATGAGGCAAATGTCCCTTTCGTGGTAGAAAAATCTTCAGAGcatacatga